The genomic segment GAGGTTTTTGCTGTAGGATACCCCTTGCCAACAGAGCAGATGAGTAATGGTATCGCGCCTGATTATACGCTTACTTTTGGTCATATAAGCGGATTAAGACAACCCTTGGCAGGGAGTATGTTAGGAGCACGAGAACTCCTTCAACACGATACTGCAATTACTTGGGGGAACAGCGGAGGACCATTAGTTCTGATCTCTACAGGTAAAGCGGTAGGAGTGAATACTTGGGGAGTTATTTATAAAAGACAGGCAATTAATGGTCTAAAATACTCAGTTCCATCAAACACTGTGCTTGCCTTGTTAACTAATCTAAACATTCCTCTTCATCTCAATGAGCAAATTGAAGATAAAGCAAATGCTGGTTCTTCACGGCTTTCGGACTTATTATTGATCTCTGAATCACACGATATTTCGTCTGCTTGGTTACAAGATATATATTGCGATGTGGTTGTGAACCAAAACATGGCTAATAGCTACTTTGTGTTCAAAGCTGCAACTGGACGTGTCCCCACGCTATTAAGCTCACCGGTAGACTTTGCGAACGAAATATGGTTAACCTCTATTGATGGAAGTTTGCTCCAGATAAAACAATTGATAGACTATGAGCCTTCAGAAGTTGTTCTGACCGATGCATCTCGCCCATTTTTCTACCCACCTGTCTCAAAGGATGAAACACTGTATGCTTGGTCGGGCAGCTTGGGATTTTGGGGAGGAATTGTTCCACGGACAGATTTCTTTGGCTGGGGAGAAAGTCGTCTGAAGGCAACAATCTCCGGAACAAGCACTTTCTATGCCTACGATATTCGTTCAAAGGCAGTTAAATGGTCAAAGGAATCAATCTTTATCTCCTCTGCACTACCACATGGTAAAGGAATTATTTTTGGAGGTCTTAGTGGTTACGGAGCCTTATCTAGTGATAACGGTGAAGTCTTGTGGTCACAAGGATCAGTTGGTAAGGGTGAAGAACATCCACGTTGGTACACGGTAGGAGGTGTCAGCCAATCAAACTTAATAATTCTCGAAATACCGCTTCGTGTTAGCAACAAAATGGAAGATATTGAAGAAGGTGACCCCGTTGCAGTTTTCGGGAATGGGATAGCCA from the bacterium genome contains:
- a CDS encoding trypsin-like peptidase domain-containing protein, which codes for MKGLSVVILLSICVFVSFGQTTTKTRKSIINQAKAATVWVITDKALGSGFVVSSDGYIVTNKHVVDDAAEINVFINNRDRYSAKIIEKAKDADVAILKIETTKPLATLELADSSEVETGEEVFAVGYPLPTEQMSNGIAPDYTLTFGHISGLRQPLAGSMLGARELLQHDTAITWGNSGGPLVLISTGKAVGVNTWGVIYKRQAINGLKYSVPSNTVLALLTNLNIPLHLNEQIEDKANAGSSRLSDLLLISESHDISSAWLQDIYCDVVVNQNMANSYFVFKAATGRVPTLLSSPVDFANEIWLTSIDGSLLQIKQLIDYEPSEVVLTDASRPFFYPPVSKDETLYAWSGSLGFWGGIVPRTDFFGWGESRLKATISGTSTFYAYDIRSKAVKWSKESIFISSALPHGKGIIFGGLSGYGALSSDNGEVLWSQGSVGKGEEHPRWYTVGGVSQSNLIILEIPLRVSNKMEDIEEGDPVAVFGNGIAKVLLADVSSGKVESSIDLGSIKDFRRALNSGVAIDYAAGQAVCVVGAYLYGVDLNTRKVLWTNTAARAKQLEDNRGRGAPVYSSELIIHKGVCYVGNSDNNLYAIDMKTGKQAWQYTTRNSVNAPTISEDKILMTSEDGTLYALDIA